A DNA window from Malus domestica chromosome 12, GDT2T_hap1 contains the following coding sequences:
- the LOC114820083 gene encoding uncharacterized protein, translating to MSKPYSMWPVVVVPYNLPPWRCMKKEFSIMTLLIPGDKAPGREIDVYLRSLIDELKELWENGVPTYDKATNYVFNLRAALMWTINDFPAYANLSGWGTKGYNACPVCNEDGTSERFSDKICYMGHRRWLPWNHAWRDNKDSFDGRTEYRARPREFSGEEILAQVANLNFGRMGKHDNNPDKKMKKTPEHRNLSKKSVFFELEYWSKLKIRHNLDVMHIEKNVSDSVVGTILDLEGKSKDTHKARNDLMNLGIKENLWLEWDGSKWNKGHPFYTVEPKFQKEFLEFLKWVKYPDGYAASISRNVKVGEKKISRLKSHDCHVLLQRLIPVGIRKFLPENVVEPIIELSSFFQQICAKTLCMVDLERLKENIVYILCKLEQIFPPAFFDVMIHVMIHLVDEAILAGPVNFRWMYPIERLLGRYKRYVQNKARPEGSITAVYLSNESLTFCGMYLRNVESSFNRRERNIDGGVQLEKLSVFAQIAKPFMGSSSVEFTSADMKIDEWFIFNNCDEVTPFLE from the exons ATGAGTAAACCTTATAGTATGTGGCCTGTGGTGGTTGTTCCATATAATTTGCCGCCTTGGAGATGTATGAAAAAAGAATTTTCCATTATGACATTGCTAATCCCAGGTGATAAAGCACCTGGAAGAGAAATCGATGTGTATTTACGATCGTTAATTGATGAGTTGAAAGAATTATGGGAAAATGGTGTGCCGACATATGATAAGGCTACTAATTATGTGTTTAACTTACGTGCGGCATTGATGTGGACAATCAATGATTTTCCAGCTTACGCAAATCTATCGGGATGGGGCACTAAGGGCTATAATGCATGCCCTGTTTGTAATGAGGACGGAACATCAGAAAGGTTCAGCGACAAGATTTGTTACATGGGACATCGACGGTGGCTACCTTGGAATCATGCATGGCGGGATAACAAAGACTCTTTTGATGGGAGAACTGAATATCGTGCTAGACCTCGGGAGTTCTCAGGGGAAGAGATTTTAGCACAAGTTGCTAATTTAAATTTTGGTCGGATGGGTAAACATGACAACAATCCGgacaagaaaatgaagaaaacgcCTGAGCATCGAAATTTGTCGAAAAAAAGTGTGTTCTTCGAGTTGGAGTATTGGTCAAAGTTGAAAATCAGGCATAACTTAGATGTGATGCACATCGAGAAGAATGTTTCTGATAGTGTTGTTGGAACAATACTGGACCTAGAAGGAAAATCTAAAGACACGCACAAAGCTCGCAATGATTTGATGAACTTGGgcataaaagaaaatttgtgGTTAGAGTGGGACGGGAGTAAGTGGAATAAAGGTCACCCGTTTTATACCGTGGAACCAAAGTTCCAAAAAGAATTCCTTGAGTTTTTGAAATGGGTAAAGTACCCAGATGGATATGCAGCCAGTATCTCTCGAAATGTGAAAGTCGGTGAGAAAAAGATTTCCAGATTGAAGAGTCATGATTGCCACGTGTTATTGCAGCGACTTATTCCCGTGGGTATTCGAAAATTTTTGCCGGAAAATGTGGTTGAACCGATCATTGAATTATCGAGCTTCTTTCAGCAAATATGTGCCAAAACGTTGTGTATGGTAGACTTGGAAAGGCTGAAAGAAAATATTGTGTACATATTGTGCAAGCTTGAACAAATATTTCCCCCTGCATTCTTTGATGTAATGATTCACGTCATGATCCACTTAGTAGATGAAGCGATACTTGCTGGGCCTGTTAATTTTCGGTGGATGTACCCTATAGAAAG ACTATTGGGAAGGTATAAACGCTATGTGCAGAACAAAGCACGTCCTGAGGGATCTATTACAGCGGTATACCTTTCAAATGAATCCCTCACTTTTTGTGGGATGTATCTCCGTAATGTTGAAAGTTCTTTTAATCGACGTGAACGAAATATTGATGGTGGCGTGCAACTAGAGAAGCTTTCTGTATTTGCTCAAATTGCAAAACCGTTTATGGGTAGTTCAAGTGTTGAATTTACTAGTGCTGACATGAAGATAGATGAGtggtttatattcaacaattgTGACGAGGTGACACCATTCCTTGAGTAG
- the LOC139190113 gene encoding uncharacterized protein — protein MDREWIRNPNRVSREYLNGISKFFKSASKHVNAEGYTKCPCQNCNNCRLKSLREIQQDLGRYGMSFNYTTWTHHGERLRTVSSCSNPQPMSRPITEIGSDNDHVMNVINDLHPHTHVSQNNALEEDDNTISNDNVEVDESSMPREEHEKFERLLKQAQRELYPGCEGFSVLTAIVEFMHGKVMFGMSNTCYDYFMALFKRMLPKDNVLPPSHYEADKILKDLGLGCEKIHACKYDCVLFYKENKALDQCPVCNEPRYHKSSPDKKRKIPRKVLRYFPLKPRLQRLYMSVHTANDMMWHKEKRVDDVMRHPADGTAWKEFDNIYPDFAAALGT, from the coding sequence ATGGACAGGGAATGGATACGAAATCCGAATCGAGTGAGTAGGGAATATTTAAATgggatttcaaaattttttaaaaGTGCAAGCAAACATGTCAACGCTGAGGGTTATACTAAGTGCCCATGCCAGAATTGTAACAACTGTAGATTGAAGTCATTGAGAGAAATTCAACAAGATTTGGGTAGATATGGAATGTCATTCAATTATACTACATGGACTCATCATGGGGAACGATTGAGAACTGTTTCAAGTTGTTCAAACCCACAACCAATGTCGCGACCTATTACTGAAATAGGAAGTGATAATGATCATGTAATGAATGTAATCAACGATCTTCATCCACACACGCATGTTAGTCAAAACAATGCGTTGGAGGAGGATGATAACACAATCAGCAATGATAATGTGGAAGTGGATGAGTCCAGCATGCCTAGAGAAGAACATGAAAAGTTTGAGAGATTATTAAAACAAGCTCAACGAGAATTGTACCCTGGGTGTGAAGGTTTCTCTGTACTAACGGCAATTGTGGAGTTCATGCATGGCAAGGTCATGTTTGGAATGTCCAACACATGCTATGATTATTTCATGGCACTTTTCAAACGGATGCTTCCGAAAGATAATGTTTTGCCTCCATCACATTATGAAGCAGATAAGATTTTGAAAGATTTAGGGTTAGGGTGTGAAAAAATTCATGCCTGCAAGTATGATTGTGTGTTgttttacaaagaaaataaagcgTTAGATCAGTGTCCTGTTTGTAATGAGCCTAGGTATCATAAGAGTTCTCCGGACAAGAAGCGAAAGATTCCGAGAAAAGTGCTACGATATTTTCCACTTAAGCCAAGATTGCAACGGCTGTACATGTCAGTGCACACGGCCAATGATATGATGTGGCATAAGGAAAAGAGGGTTGATGATGTCATGCGACATCCCGCTGACGGAACTGCATGGAAAGAGTTTGACAATATATATCCTGACTTTGCAGCAGCCCTCGGAACGTGA